A stretch of DNA from Mycolicibacterium celeriflavum:
GTTCGGTGAATGCCACCACGTCGAGCGGACTGTGCGGCGACGACACCCCGCCGCCCGCTGTCAGCTTGATCTGAGAGGCGCCCTGGAACAGCTGCTCGCGGGCGCGCATCCGAACCTCGTCGGGGCTGTCGGCGATCATGCTCGCCCCCAATTGCTCCTGCACAGACGGCGGCCCGCCGGGGCTTCGCGGCAGATCGTGACCGGTGCGGAAGTCGCCGTGTCCACTGGTCACCGTGATCATGGCGCCGGACGGAAAGATCCGCGGCCCGTCGATGACACCCTCGTCGATGGCCCGTTTGAGTCCGAAGCTGGGTCCGCCCAGGTCGCGCACCGTCGTGAAACCGCGCATCAAGGTGTCACCGGCCTCAGCGCCGGCCAACAGGTTCAGGTACCCCGGATCCAGGGTGGCCAACTGCGTCACCGGCGGGCGCACGAGCATCGTGTGCCAGTGGTTGTCGATGAGGCCGGGCATCAGGGTGCGCCCGCCGCCGTCGATGACGGTGGCGTCCGGCTCGGCAGGCAGCGGGTCAGTCGAGATCCGCTCGATGCGGTTGCCCGTCACCCGCACGTTCGACGGGGCCGACAATCGGTCGCTGTGGCCGTCGAAGATCCGGACATCGCGAAAATCGGTCACCGGCGCACCAGATCGCTCATCGGGCGACGGCGTCGGAGCCGCGGGCGAGGTGTCCGGCTGCAGTGCGCTGGTCGGCGGGCTGTCGGCGTCGTCGTCAGAACATCCGAAGGTGGCCAACATCAATGCGAGCGCGGCGAACAGAGGCAGGCGTCTCATCAACACACTCCGATTCAGTTGTATTGGCGCTCAGAGCAATTCGAGTAGGAACGGCAGCTCCTGGGGGGCATACCAGGCCAGGTCGTGATCTTGGGCATCCCCGACGGTGAATTCAGCATCCTCGTCCCCCAGATCGGCCTCGTCGACCACCTCCATGGCGGCCACCACGGCCGTCTCGGCGTCGGCGTTGTCAACGTACACGGCGATCACCGCATCGAATGCGATCGGACCGGGTAGTCGCACCACCGCGTCATCGAGATCGGGCCGGGCCGTGGCTCCGTCGACCTCCGCCTCCACGACGGCGCGCCTCGGCGGCAGGTCGGCCATGCCTTCGCCGGCCAGCAAGCGCAGCGAGGCCAGGGCGGCTTCCCGTCGCGCCACCTCGGCGAGTTCGTCGTCGTCGCCCTCGGCATAGGACTCGCGCAGTGCGGGCGTCACCGCGAACGCGGTGCCGCTGCGGGCGTCCAGCGTCCGGTCGGCGACGAGCTGCTGCAGCATGGCCAGGGTCGCCGGGATGTAGACGCGCACCAGGCGAGATTAGCCGGTCGGGGACTACTCGGATTTGTCGCTCGCGGGATCCTTCTCCACCGAGATGATGAAGTCGTCGCCGTGTTGTATGACACCGTGAATGACGGCGCTGTCGACGGCCTCCGCCGCGTACTCCCTGCGGACCATCAGCGGGTCACGGCGAAGATCCTTCACCAGAGCAACCGCCATGCCGACCATCACGAGCACGAACGGCAGCGCAACGATGATCGTGATCGTCTGCAACCCGGTCAGCGCGTCCTGCCCGCCGACCAACAGCATCACCGCGGCGACGGCACCTGTCGCGACGCCCCAGAAGATCACGGTCGATCTGCCGGGTTTGATGGTGCCGTGCTGCGACAGCGAGCCCATCACCACCGACGCCGCGTCCGCACCGGAGACGAAGAAGATCGCGACCAGCACCATCACGATCACGCTGGCGACGGTGGCGATCGGGTACTGCTCGAGCAGGCCGAACAACTGGGCCTCGATGCTGCCCTCCCCGGCGAGGTCGACGCCGCCCTGCTGTTCTCTGATCGCCGAGCCGCCGAACACCGCGAACCACACCAGCGACACCAGGCTCGGCACCAGCAGCACCCCCGCGACGAACTGACGGATGGTGCGCCCCCGCGAGATTCGCGCAATGAACATGCCGACGAACGGTGTCCAGGACACCCACCAGGCCCAGTAGAAGATCGTCCAGGACTGCAGCCATTCGTTGACCGCGGCGCCCTCTGCGCCGGTGCGCGCCGACATCATCGCGATGTCGGCCAGGTAGCTGCCCAGCGACGTCGGCAATAGGTTGAGGATGAAAACCGTTGGGCCGACCACGAATACGAACATGGCGAGCAGTACCGCCAGAACCATGTTGATGTTGGACAGCCACTGGATGCCGCGCGCGACCCCCGATACCGCCGACAACACGAAGGCCACCGTGAGCACCGCGATGATCATGACGAGGACCGCGTTACCGGTCTCCCCGATGCCGCCAACGATCTGCAGGCCGCTGCGAATCTGCAACGCGCCCAAGCCCAGTGAGGCGGCCGAGCCGAACAGCGTGGCGAAGATCGCCAGCATGTCGATGACCTTGCCCCACCGTCCGTTCGCGCGCGAGCCCAGCAGCGGCTCGAAGGCCGCACTGATCAGCTGCACCCGGCCTTTGCGGTAGACGCCGTAGCTGATCGCCAGGCCGACGACCGCATAGATGGCCCACGGGTGCAGCGTCCAGTGGAACAGCGTCGTGGCCATCGCGGTCTGCACCGCCTCGGGACCACCCTGCCGGCCGGTGCCGGGCGGCGGCGACGCGAAGTGCGACAGCGGTTCGGCCACCCCGAAGAACATCAGGCCGATACCCATGCCGGCACTGAACATCATCGCGACCCACGACACCCCGTTGAACTCGGGTTCCTCGTCGTCGCGGCCCAGCGGAATCGCGCCGTAGCGGCCGACCGCCAGCCAGAGGATGAAGACCACGAAGCCGGAGGCCGTCAGCACGAACAGCCAGCCGGTGTTGTTCATCACCCATGTGAGGGCGCTGTCCGAGGCGGTGGCCAGGGTTCGGGTGCTGACGAAGCCCCACACCAGGAAGGCGATCGCGATGACCGCGGTGACGCCGAACACGATCCAGTCCACGCCGCGCGAGCGGGTGATGGCGTCCTCTTCGATCGGCTGATCGAGCACGGGGTGGGGTACGACATCATCCGTGGGCGACATGAACGCCCGCCGCGTCGCGGCTTTGACTTTTCCGGTCGTCTCGTTCTCGGCTTTGGTGGTCATGGTGAGCCAATTCGACCCCGGTAGCGGTGAGCGCGTCAATCCCGCAAATGCAACAACCGCATCACTGAGCGGCCTCTAGCAGTTCTTCCAGCGATTCTCGTAGCAGGCTCGGCAAAACGTCGACGTCGCTCATCGCGTCGCGGTCGGCGTTGATTCCGAAGTAGACCATCCCGTTGTACGACGTCACCCCGAGCGCCAAGACCTGGTTGGCCAGCAGAGGCGGCACCGCGTAGGTCTCCAGCAGCTTGGTGCCGGCGATGTACATCTGATGCTGTGCGCCCGGCACATTGGTGATCAACAGGTTGAACTGGCGCGCCGAGAACGTCGTCGCGACACGAATGCCCATTGCGTGCAGGGTCGGGGGCGCGAACCCCGACAGGGTCACGATGGTCCTGGCATCGACCAGGGTGGCGGCGGTGGACGCCGATTCGGTGGTGTGCGCGATCTGCGAGAGCCGCACCACGGGGTTGGGCTCGCCGACGGGGAGGTCCACGAGAAAAGGGGACACCTCGCTGATCGCCTGGCCGGGGCCGGTCGCGTCGAGTTCGGCGTCGGGATACACCGACATCGGCGCCATCGCGCGCACCCTCGTCGTGGCGGTCACCGGCTCACCGCGCGACATCAGCCAGTTGCGCAATGCGCCGGCCACCACGGCCAGCACGACGTCGTTGACATCGCAGTCGTAACGGGCCCGCACTGCGCGAAAGTCCTCGAGTCGTCCGCTGGCCACCGTGAGTCGCCGGTTGCGCGAGACGGTGGTGTTGAGCGGGCTGCTCGGCGCGGTGCCGCGCGCGACCGTGCGGGCCACCTCGACGAACCGGCGCCCCATGGCGACCAACTGGCCCGCGTTGGTGGCGACGTCGACGACCGCGGAGCGCAGCGCACCGAACTGGTCGGCCGGGCGCGTGATCCACTCGCCGACGGCACCGAGAAGCAATTGCCGATCACTGGGCTCGCGCAGCGGGATCCAGATGTCCTCGCCGAACTCCGGCGGCTTCTGGGTGCGGTCGGCGATGACGTGGCCGATCTCCAGCGCCGTCATCCCGTTCACCAACGCCTGATGTGACTTGGTGTAGAGCGCGATGCGGTTCTTTGCCAGGCCCTCGATCAGGTACATCTCCCAGAGCGGCCGGGACTTGTCCAGCGGCCGCGACCCCAGCCGGGCGATGAGCTCGTGCAACTGGGCATCGCTGCCCGGCGACGGCAACGCCGAACGGCGGATGTGATAGGTGATGTCGAAATCACGGTCGTCCACCCACACCGGTCGCGCCAGGCCGAGCGTGACCTCGCGGACCTTCTGGCGGTAGCGCGGAATCTGCGGCAGCCGTTGTTCGACGGTGGCGAGCAGGGTTTCATAACTCAAGCCGCCGCGGGGTTTGCGCAGAATCGACAGTGACCCCACGTACATCGGCGTCGACGTGTTCTCCAGGTGATAGAACGACGCGTCCGCCGCCGACAACCGGGTGACCATCGCGACGCCGCTCCTCCCCTGTACCCCGCGTGCAAGACCCCGTCACGCTATAGCGCGACCCCGGGGTTGCGCATCACGGGTGCGCCGGACCCTCTGCGAACCGTGCGATCATGATGGGGTCTGCGACTCTCCAGCGGACACGTCCCATCTCGTCGACTTGCTGGAGAAGTTGTGGTGCCACCGTCGCGTACCCCCACCGAGGAAGTTCCATCCGCCCGACGGGCAGGAATTCGAACCGCGGTGATCGAACCCGTCGTCGACTGCGAGCCGGCGCCCGTGGGCGTCGCCGCCTGTCCACCGCCGACGCCGAAATCGCTGCGCCGCCGCCAGTCTGGCGGACCGGGTGCGGGCGGGCGAACGGTGCATCCGCAGCGACCGATACCGATCGCGCCCGTCCGGGAGCCTGCACCGTCGCGGGCCGCCGTCACCTTCGCCGACGCGGCGTTGCGCCGGGTGCTCGAGGTGATCGACCGGCGTCGCCCGGTCGCCCAGTTGCGACCGCTGCTGGCGCCGGCGCTGATCGAAACCGTGCTCGCGATGACCCGTTCCCCGCAATCGACCGCAGCCACGCTTCGCCGCATCAGGTTGCGCATGGTCGATGACGAAGGGCCTGCCGCCGAAGTGTTCGGCACCTACAGCCGAGGGCAGCGCATCCGGGCGATCGCGGCGCGGATCGCGCTCGAGGGCGACCGCTGGCGCATTGTCGCGCTCCAGATCGGTTGAGCGCCACTGCGCTCGGCGCGCCGGTCGGGGCTTAACGCCTGCGCATCGCCTTCTCTTCGCGGGCCCGCTGGCGCTCGGCCTGGCGGCGCTCCTTGCGGCTGCCGCCGGCGGCCGGCCGCCGCGGTGCGCCGCCGCCGTTGTCCGAACGCTGCACCTGGGCCGAGCCGTCCTCCGACGGCCCGCTGTAGGTCAGCGGCCGTGACTCGTCGCCGATTCCCTTGGCGCGCAACCCGGCCGGGACCGGCCGCTCCTTGGTCGCCACAGCGCCCTGGCCGCCGTCTTGGGCTTGGGCGGCCGCGGCCTCGGCGAACTCGGTCAGCCCGGCCGGGGTGGCGACTGGGGCGACCGTCGGCGGCGGCGCGGGTTCGACCGAGACGTTGAACAGGAACCCGACCGACTCCTCCTTGAGGCCCTCGAGCATGCCGATGAACATGTCGTAGCCCTCGCGCTGGTATTCGACGAGCGGGTCGCGCTGTGCCATCGCGCGCAGGCCGATGCCCTCCTTGAGGTAGTCCATCTCGTAGAGGTGTTCGCGCCACTTGCGGTCCAGCACGTTGAGCAGCACGTTGCGCTCCAGCTGGCGCATCGCCCCCTCGCCCGCGATCGCCTCGAGCTCCTTCTCCCGTTCGGCGTAGGCGCGGTCTGCGTCGGCGATCAACGCATCGAGTAGTTCCTCACGGGTCAGCTCGCCGGGCTCACCGACGGCGTCGGAGTCGATCAGGTCGTGGTGGTCGATGCCGACGGGGTAGAGCTGTTTGAGCGCGGTCCAGAGCTGCTCGAGGTCCCAGTCCTCGGCGTAGCCCTCGGCGGTCGCTCCGTCGACGTAGGCGGTGATCACGTCCACGAGCATCTTGCGGGCCTGCTCGGCGAGGTTCTCCCCCTCGAGGATGCGCCGCCGCTCGTCGTAGATGACCATGCGCTGCTTGTTCATCACCTCGTCGTACTTGAGGACGTTCTTGCGGACCTCGAAGTTCTGCTGCTCGACCTGGGTCTGCGCGCTCTTGATCGCGCGGGTGACCATCTTCGCCTCGATCGGCACGTCGTCGGGCAGGTTCAGCCGGGTCAGCAGCGCCTCCAGCGTGGCGCCGTTGAACCGTCGCATCAGCTCGTCGCCCAGCGACAGGTAGAACCGCGACTCGCCCGGATCGCCCTGGCGGCCGGAGCGACCGCGCAGCTGGTTGTCGATGCGGCGTGACTCATGTCGTTCGGTGCCCAGCACGTAGAGGCCGCCTGCGGCGATGACGTCCTCGGCCTCCTGCGCGCATTCGCCCTTGACCTGGGACAGCATCTCGTGCCAGCCCTTTTCGTATTCCTCGGGCGTTTCGACGGGGTCCAGGCCGCGTTCCCGCAGCCGCTTGTCGGTCAAAAAGTCCGGGTTGCCGCCGAGCACGATGTCGGTGCCGCGGCCCGCCATGTTGGTGGCGACGGTGATCGCGCCCAGCCGGCCGGCCTCGGCGATGATCGAGGCTTCCTGCTCGTGGTACTTCGCGTTGAGCACGTTGTGCGGGATGCGACGCTTGGTGAACTGGCGCGACAGGTACTCCGAGCGTTCCACGCTGGTGGTGCCGATCAGAACCGGTTGGCCCTTCTCGTACCGTTCAGCGACGTCGTCGACGACCGCGATGTACTTGGCCTCTTCGGTCTTGTAGATCAAATCGGACTGATCGGCGCGGATCATCGGCTTGTTGGTCGGAATCGGCACGACGCCAAGCTTGTAGATCTCGTGCAGCTCCGCCGCCTCGGTCTGGGCGGTGCCGGTCATGCCGGCGAGCTTGTCGTAGAGCCGGAAGTAGTTCTGCAGCGTGATCGTGGCCAGCGTCTGGTTCTCGGCCTTGATCTCGACGTGCTCCTTGGCCTCGATGGCCTGGTGCATGCCCTCGTTGTAGCGGCGACCGACCAGTACGCGGCCGGTGAACTCGTCGACGATGAGCACCTCGCCGTCGCGCACGATGTAGTCCTTGTCGCGCTGGAACAGCTCTTTGGCCTTGAGCGCATTGTTGAGGTAGCTGACCAGCGGCGAGTTGGCGGCCTCATACAGGTTGTCGATGCCGAGTTGGTCTTCGACGAACTCGACGCCCAGTTCGTGCACGCCGACGGTGCGCTTGCGGATGTCGACCTCGTAGTGGACGTCCTTCTCCATCAGCGGGGCCAGGCGGGCGAACTCGGTGTACCAGTTCGACGCGCCGTCGGCCGGGCCGGAGATGATCAGCGGGGTGCGGGCCTCGTCGATCAGGATGGAGTCGACCTCGTCGACGATCGCGAAGTTGTGGCCGCGCTGGACCAGGTCGGCCAGGGAGTGCGCCATGTTGTCGCGCAGATAGTCGAAGCCGAACTCGTTGTTCGTGCCGTACGTGATGTCGGCGCCGTAGGCGGTCCGCCGCTGGTCGGGCGTCATCTGCGCAAGGATCACGCCGACCTCCAGGCCCAGGAAGCGGTGCACACGTCCCATCCATTCGGCGTCGCGCCGGGCCAGGTAGTCGTTCACGGTGACGATGTGCACGCCCTTGCCGGACAGGGCGTTGAGGTAGGCGGGCAGCACGCTGGTCAGCGTCTTGCCTTCACCGGTCTTCATCTCCGCGACGTTTCCGAAGTGCAGTGCCGCGCCGCCCATCAACTGCACCTTGAACGGCTTCTGATTCAGCACGCGCCAAGCCGCCTCGCGCGCGACCGCGAACGCCTCGGGCAGCAGGTCATCGAGGCTCTCGCCGTCGTCGACGCGCTTCTTGAACTCGTCGGTCTTGGCCCGCAGCTCGGCGTCGGTCAGCTTCTCGATATCGCCTTCAAGGGAGTCGACGTAGTCGGCCACTCCATTGAGGCGCTTGACCATGCGGCCCTCGCCGAGACGCAGCAACTTTTGCAGCACGCTAGTTCCCCTATGGGTTGAAAGTCTTGAGCTCAACCCATGGTAGGTGACATGCGGGCGGACCCGGCCGAGCTAGGTCAAGCCCCGGCTCAGGCGAGCCGAATCAGCCTCCAGCCTCAGGCGAGCCGAATCAAACCGTAGTCGTAGGCGTGCCTGCGGTACACCACGCACGGCCGGTCGGACTCCTTGTCGTGGAACAGGAAGAAATCGTGGCCGACCAGCTCCATCTGCGACAACGCATCGTCGACGGTCATGGGCGTGGCCGGGTGTTCCTTTTCCCGCACGATCCGCCCGGGAGCATGTTCGTCGAGCGCCGCGCCGTCGTGCTCGGGCGGCGTCGTGGTCGGCGCATCAGCCGGCGGGGCGACCGCGGTGGCCTTGGCTACCGACACCGGGGTCTTGTCGCCGTAATGGATCTTGCGCCGGTCACGCGCGCGACGCAGCCGTTCGGCGAGCTTGTCGACCGCCGATTCCATCGCGCCGTAGAAGCTGTCCGCGCAGGCTTCGGCACGCACCACCGGGCCGCGGCCGCGGGCGGTGATCTCCACGTGTTGACAGTTTTTGCGTTGCCGTCGGTTCCGCTCGTGGTCGAGCTCGACGTCGAACAGATAGATCGTGCGGTCGAATCGTTCCAGGCGTGACAGTTTCTCTGCGACGTAGTTGCGGAAGTGGTCGGGAATCTCGACGTTGCGGCCGGTGACTGCAACCTCGGCGCGCGGTCGGGGTTCGGGTGTCTCGTCCTCGATCACCATCGTGCGGGAGTCCAGGGATTGGCTTGACATGCTTGGCAACTCGTTTCTTCGCGGTCCGCACGCGTCAGCGTGCCCGGGTTGTCATGGAATCCGCACCGACGGCGCTTGCATGTCTCGCCGCTCGCCGGTGCAAGGTGTCGTCTACTCACCTCCTACCGCGTCGGCGATGGTGGCGCTTGTGGTTCTCCAGCGCCGGCCGTGAGTCATTCACGGGTGTTGAAGCCGACGGTAGCCGCGTTCACCCGGTAGTGCCAGTGAATCCGCCGACCTGTTTTCAGTTCTTCACATCGGTCTGATATAGGACCGTGGCCGCAGCCCTCAGGCGTTTGCCACAACCAGCACTGCCGTCACGCGTGCCGCACCCGTGTGCAGCACGCGGACCGATTCGGTGGCCGTCGCGCCGGTGGTGACGATGTCGTCGATGACGAGCGCTTCGCCGGTCACGGGCCGGACTGCGCGGACCCGCCCCGCGATGTTTCGCTGACGGTCGGCCGTGGACAACCCGACCGAGTCGGCGACGAACGCGCGGGTCCGCAACGCGGGGACGACGGCCACTCCCGGCAAGCCGTCCGTCGCCGCCCTTGCCATCCGGGTCACGGGGTCTCCGCCGCGCCGCCGGGCCGCCCACCTGCGGGTGGGCGCGGGGACCACCGTCAACGGTGTGCCGACCAGTCCCCAGGTGAGCAGGTGCACGAGGCCGACCCGCAGCGCAGCGGCGAGCGGCTGAAGCAGGTCGGTGCGGCCGTATTCCTTGACCGCGATGACAGCTGACCGCCGAGGTCCCGCGTAGCGGCCCAGCGAGTACACCGGCACTCCAGGGTCCGATCGCGGCAAGACGAGGCGCGGGTCCTCGGGCCTGACCGTCAACGTCGCGGCGCAGGCGTCACACCACCGCGTCGACGGGGCACCGCATCCCCCGCACTGCAGCGGCAGCACCAGATCCAGCATGTCGGCAGTGTGGCGGTTATCGGTGACATCGAGATGGGGTACTCCGTCGGTCATGCAAGACGAGCGGGAGTCCTTCATCGTTGATTGCCTGCTGACGGCGTTCGCCGATCTGATGGAGGCGGACCCTGATGCCTTCCGTACGAAATTCCGCAAGATGGCGGCCGACCCGTTCGCGTTCTACCGCGGCAGCGCCTGCGTCTTCTACGCCGACGTGGCGGGGCGCGACGATCGGTGGGCCGACGAACGCACGAGCGGCGTGTGGATACAGGGTGATCTGCACACCGAGAACTTCGGCACCTACATGGACGGCGAAGGCAAGTTGATTTTCGACGTCAACGATTTCGACGAGGCCTACATTGGGCACTTCACCTGGGACCTGATGCGGTTCGCCGCCAGCGTCGCGCTGATGTGTTGGCAGAAGGCGCTCTCGGATCACCAGATCAGCACCCTGATCGACACGTTCGTGCGCTCCTACGTCGACCAGGTGCGGTGGTTCCTCGACGCCGACGACGACTCGAGCTTCTCGCTGAATCTCGACACCGCGCGCGGCGCCGTCCTGTCGACGTTGCAGAGCGCCCGGTTGTCCACCAGGGCCGAGATGTTGGACCGTCTCACCGCGGTCGACGACTGGGACCGACGCTTCCGGGATGCCGCAGGCGTGCGAAGGCTTGAGGACGCCGAACGCGAAAAAGTCGAGGCCGCGTTCGCCACATATCTCGACACCATCCCGAAAACCAAGCGGTTTCAAGGCATCACCTACGACATCAAGGACGTGATCGGCAAGACCGGCCACGGAATCGGCAGTGCCGGGCTTCCCACCTACACGCTCTTGATAGAAGGATTCAACCAGGCGTTGGACAACGACGCGGTGCTGTCGATGAAGCAGGGCAACGTCGCCGCGCCCAGTCGCGTCGTCGACCACAGCAGCCTGGGTAAGCACTTCAAACACCACGGCCACCGCACCGCGGTGTCACAACGCGCGCTGCAGGCACACGCCGATCCGCTGCTCGGCTACACCGACATCGACGGTGTCGGCTTCGTCGTCAGCGAGATATCGCCGTACGAAGCCGATCTGGACTGGAGCGAGCTGACCGAGCCGGACGAGTTGGCCGAGGTGATCGAGCAGCTGGGCCGGGCGGTGGCCAAGGTGCACTGCGTCGGTGACGTCGACAGCGATCAGAAGGTGGTCGAGTTCCAGACCGAGGAGGCCATCGTTGCGGCCATCAGTGGCCGAGTCGACGAATTCGCCTCGGACATGGTGAAATTCGGGCTCGAGTACGCGGCCACGGTGCGTGACGATCACCGGCATTTCGTCGAGGCGTTCCGCGAAGGGCGCATCCCGAAAGTCTCGTCGACTTAACGCGGGGTGACGATCCCGTTGTCGTAGGCGTAGACGATGGCCGCGGCGCGGTCCCGCAGACCGAGCTTGACGAAGATGCGGCCTATGTGGCTCTTGACGGTGACGCCCGAGATGAACAGCTCCTCGGCGATCTCGGAGTTGGAGCGGCCCTTGGCGATCAGCGTCAGGACATCGGCCTCGCGTGCGGTCAGGTCCGCGAGCGCGGTGCCGCGCGGCGGCGGGGCGGCACTGCGGTAAGTCGCCAACACCCGTGCGGTCACGGCCGGGTCGAGGTAGCTGTCCCCACGGGCCACGGCCCGGACCGCGCGGATCAGTTCCTCGGCCGACGAGTCCTTCAGCACGAAACCGCAAGCGCCGGCGCGTAACACGCCCGAAAGCAGTTCGTCGTCGTTGAAGGTGGTCAACGCGAGCACCGGTGGGCCGCCGCCGGCGCAGAGCATCCGGGTGGCCTCGATGCCACCGACGCGGCGCATCCGCAGATCCATGACGACGATATCGGGACTGTGGCGGGCGACGGCGTCGGGCACCTCGCCACCGTCGGAGCATTCCGCGACGATCACGAATCCGTCCTTGCGGCGCAGAATGCGGCGCAGGCCCGACCGCACCAGGTCCTGGTCGTCGACCAGCAGGACCGCGATCTGTGCCACGTCCCCGGTCACGACGGGCACCACGGTGGACGCCAACCACCCACGTCATCGAGCGGGATGTCGGCGTGCACCGACCACCCCTCTTCCGACGGTCCGATATCGATGCGCCCGCCGAGCAATTCGATGCGTTGGCGCATTCCCCGCAGTCCCCGCCCTTCGCACGCCGGGGCCGCGACTGCGATAGGCAGTTGATTGACGACGGT
This window harbors:
- a CDS encoding metal-dependent hydrolase family protein — protein: MRRLPLFAALALMLATFGCSDDDADSPPTSALQPDTSPAAPTPSPDERSGAPVTDFRDVRIFDGHSDRLSAPSNVRVTGNRIERISTDPLPAEPDATVIDGGGRTLMPGLIDNHWHTMLVRPPVTQLATLDPGYLNLLAGAEAGDTLMRGFTTVRDLGGPSFGLKRAIDEGVIDGPRIFPSGAMITVTSGHGDFRTGHDLPRSPGGPPSVQEQLGASMIADSPDEVRMRAREQLFQGASQIKLTAGGGVSSPHSPLDVVAFTEPELRAATEAATNWGTYVSVHAYTPATITQAIRAGVRVIEHAHLMDDATAKEMADKDIWLSTQPIPAEMIGAFPPGSDEAAKAKEIVDGVTNIYQLARKHNIKTAFGTDILFSPQLAPKQGALLAQLSRWFSPAEVLEMATGTNAELLALSGKRSPYSGKLGVVEQGALADLLLVEGDPLADLNLVADPGRNFKVIMKDGKVYKNTLG
- a CDS encoding DUF6912 family protein, encoding MRVYIPATLAMLQQLVADRTLDARSGTAFAVTPALRESYAEGDDDELAEVARREAALASLRLLAGEGMADLPPRRAVVEAEVDGATARPDLDDAVVRLPGPIAFDAVIAVYVDNADAETAVVAAMEVVDEADLGDEDAEFTVGDAQDHDLAWYAPQELPFLLELL
- a CDS encoding BCCT family transporter — its product is MTTKAENETTGKVKAATRRAFMSPTDDVVPHPVLDQPIEEDAITRSRGVDWIVFGVTAVIAIAFLVWGFVSTRTLATASDSALTWVMNNTGWLFVLTASGFVVFILWLAVGRYGAIPLGRDDEEPEFNGVSWVAMMFSAGMGIGLMFFGVAEPLSHFASPPPGTGRQGGPEAVQTAMATTLFHWTLHPWAIYAVVGLAISYGVYRKGRVQLISAAFEPLLGSRANGRWGKVIDMLAIFATLFGSAASLGLGALQIRSGLQIVGGIGETGNAVLVMIIAVLTVAFVLSAVSGVARGIQWLSNINMVLAVLLAMFVFVVGPTVFILNLLPTSLGSYLADIAMMSARTGAEGAAVNEWLQSWTIFYWAWWVSWTPFVGMFIARISRGRTIRQFVAGVLLVPSLVSLVWFAVFGGSAIREQQGGVDLAGEGSIEAQLFGLLEQYPIATVASVIVMVLVAIFFVSGADAASVVMGSLSQHGTIKPGRSTVIFWGVATGAVAAVMLLVGGQDALTGLQTITIIVALPFVLVMVGMAVALVKDLRRDPLMVRREYAAEAVDSAVIHGVIQHGDDFIISVEKDPASDKSE
- a CDS encoding WS/DGAT/MGAT family O-acyltransferase, whose product is MVTRLSAADASFYHLENTSTPMYVGSLSILRKPRGGLSYETLLATVEQRLPQIPRYRQKVREVTLGLARPVWVDDRDFDITYHIRRSALPSPGSDAQLHELIARLGSRPLDKSRPLWEMYLIEGLAKNRIALYTKSHQALVNGMTALEIGHVIADRTQKPPEFGEDIWIPLREPSDRQLLLGAVGEWITRPADQFGALRSAVVDVATNAGQLVAMGRRFVEVARTVARGTAPSSPLNTTVSRNRRLTVASGRLEDFRAVRARYDCDVNDVVLAVVAGALRNWLMSRGEPVTATTRVRAMAPMSVYPDAELDATGPGQAISEVSPFLVDLPVGEPNPVVRLSQIAHTTESASTAATLVDARTIVTLSGFAPPTLHAMGIRVATTFSARQFNLLITNVPGAQHQMYIAGTKLLETYAVPPLLANQVLALGVTSYNGMVYFGINADRDAMSDVDVLPSLLRESLEELLEAAQ
- a CDS encoding Rv3235 family protein, translating into MIEPVVDCEPAPVGVAACPPPTPKSLRRRQSGGPGAGGRTVHPQRPIPIAPVREPAPSRAAVTFADAALRRVLEVIDRRRPVAQLRPLLAPALIETVLAMTRSPQSTAATLRRIRLRMVDDEGPAAEVFGTYSRGQRIRAIAARIALEGDRWRIVALQIG
- the secA gene encoding preprotein translocase subunit SecA, which codes for MLQKLLRLGEGRMVKRLNGVADYVDSLEGDIEKLTDAELRAKTDEFKKRVDDGESLDDLLPEAFAVAREAAWRVLNQKPFKVQLMGGAALHFGNVAEMKTGEGKTLTSVLPAYLNALSGKGVHIVTVNDYLARRDAEWMGRVHRFLGLEVGVILAQMTPDQRRTAYGADITYGTNNEFGFDYLRDNMAHSLADLVQRGHNFAIVDEVDSILIDEARTPLIISGPADGASNWYTEFARLAPLMEKDVHYEVDIRKRTVGVHELGVEFVEDQLGIDNLYEAANSPLVSYLNNALKAKELFQRDKDYIVRDGEVLIVDEFTGRVLVGRRYNEGMHQAIEAKEHVEIKAENQTLATITLQNYFRLYDKLAGMTGTAQTEAAELHEIYKLGVVPIPTNKPMIRADQSDLIYKTEEAKYIAVVDDVAERYEKGQPVLIGTTSVERSEYLSRQFTKRRIPHNVLNAKYHEQEASIIAEAGRLGAITVATNMAGRGTDIVLGGNPDFLTDKRLRERGLDPVETPEEYEKGWHEMLSQVKGECAQEAEDVIAAGGLYVLGTERHESRRIDNQLRGRSGRQGDPGESRFYLSLGDELMRRFNGATLEALLTRLNLPDDVPIEAKMVTRAIKSAQTQVEQQNFEVRKNVLKYDEVMNKQRMVIYDERRRILEGENLAEQARKMLVDVITAYVDGATAEGYAEDWDLEQLWTALKQLYPVGIDHHDLIDSDAVGEPGELTREELLDALIADADRAYAEREKELEAIAGEGAMRQLERNVLLNVLDRKWREHLYEMDYLKEGIGLRAMAQRDPLVEYQREGYDMFIGMLEGLKEESVGFLFNVSVEPAPPPTVAPVATPAGLTEFAEAAAAQAQDGGQGAVATKERPVPAGLRAKGIGDESRPLTYSGPSEDGSAQVQRSDNGGGAPRRPAAGGSRKERRQAERQRAREEKAMRRR
- the hpf gene encoding ribosome hibernation-promoting factor, HPF/YfiA family translates to MSSQSLDSRTMVIEDETPEPRPRAEVAVTGRNVEIPDHFRNYVAEKLSRLERFDRTIYLFDVELDHERNRRQRKNCQHVEITARGRGPVVRAEACADSFYGAMESAVDKLAERLRRARDRRKIHYGDKTPVSVAKATAVAPPADAPTTTPPEHDGAALDEHAPGRIVREKEHPATPMTVDDALSQMELVGHDFFLFHDKESDRPCVVYRRHAYDYGLIRLA
- a CDS encoding ComF family protein translates to MLDLVLPLQCGGCGAPSTRWCDACAATLTVRPEDPRLVLPRSDPGVPVYSLGRYAGPRRSAVIAVKEYGRTDLLQPLAAALRVGLVHLLTWGLVGTPLTVVPAPTRRWAARRRGGDPVTRMARAATDGLPGVAVVPALRTRAFVADSVGLSTADRQRNIAGRVRAVRPVTGEALVIDDIVTTGATATESVRVLHTGAARVTAVLVVANA